Proteins encoded by one window of Pseudomonas sp. LS44:
- a CDS encoding S-(hydroxymethyl)glutathione dehydrogenase/class III alcohol dehydrogenase, with amino-acid sequence MIKSRAAVAFGPNQPLQVVEVDVAPPQAGEVLVRIVASGVCHTDAYTLSGADSEGVFPSILGHEGGGIVEAIGEGVTSVAVGDHVIPLYTAECRECKFCKSGKTNLCQKIRATQGKGLMPDGTTRFSYNGQPIYHYMGCSTFSEYTVLPEISLAKIPQDAPLEKVCLLGCGVTTGIGAVLNTAKVEEGATVAIFGLGGIGLAAIIGAKMAKASRIIAIDINPAKFEVARELGATDFVNPKEHSKPIQEVIVEMTDGGVDYSFECVGNVQLMRAALECAHKGWGESVIIGVAGAGEEISTRPFQLVTGRVWRGSAFGGVRGRTELPSYVEKAQSGEIPLDTFITHTMGLERINEAFDLMHEGKSIRSVIHF; translated from the coding sequence ATGATCAAGTCCCGCGCCGCCGTCGCCTTCGGCCCTAACCAGCCCCTACAAGTCGTCGAAGTGGACGTTGCGCCGCCGCAAGCTGGGGAGGTGTTGGTGCGTATCGTCGCCAGTGGGGTTTGCCACACTGACGCCTATACCTTGTCCGGCGCTGACTCTGAAGGTGTATTTCCCTCGATTCTCGGCCACGAAGGCGGCGGCATCGTTGAAGCGATTGGCGAGGGTGTGACGTCTGTGGCGGTCGGTGATCATGTGATTCCGCTGTACACCGCCGAATGCCGCGAGTGCAAATTCTGTAAATCCGGCAAAACCAACCTGTGCCAGAAAATCCGCGCCACGCAAGGCAAGGGCCTGATGCCGGATGGCACCACGCGCTTCTCCTATAACGGCCAACCGATCTATCACTACATGGGCTGCTCGACGTTCTCCGAATACACCGTGTTGCCAGAAATCTCCCTGGCGAAGATTCCCCAGGACGCGCCGCTGGAAAAGGTCTGTTTGCTCGGTTGCGGGGTCACCACCGGGATCGGCGCGGTGCTCAATACCGCTAAGGTGGAGGAGGGTGCCACGGTGGCGATCTTCGGCCTCGGTGGCATCGGTCTGGCGGCGATCATCGGCGCGAAGATGGCCAAGGCTTCGCGAATCATCGCCATCGATATCAATCCGGCCAAATTCGAGGTTGCCAGGGAATTGGGCGCCACTGATTTCGTCAATCCGAAGGAGCACAGCAAGCCGATTCAAGAGGTCATCGTCGAGATGACCGACGGCGGCGTCGACTACAGCTTCGAGTGCGTCGGCAACGTGCAGCTGATGCGCGCCGCGCTGGAATGCGCGCATAAGGGCTGGGGTGAGTCGGTGATCATCGGCGTTGCCGGGGCCGGTGAGGAAATCAGCACCCGTCCGTTCCAGCTGGTGACTGGCCGGGTCTGGCGCGGGTCGGCGTTCGGCGGCGTGCGCGGGCGCACCGAGCTGCCGAGCTATGTGGAAAAAGCGCAGAGCGGCGAGATCCCGCTGGATACGTTCATCACCCACACCATGGGCCTGGAGCGCATCAACGAGGCGTTCGACCTGATGCATGAGGGCAAGAGCATCCGTAGCGTGATCCACTTTTAA
- the truD gene encoding tRNA pseudouridine(13) synthase TruD — MNELELLGPRAYGDAPGRAVLKATAEDFQVDEVLDIPLSGTGEHLWLWVEKRGLNTEEAARRLARAAGVSQRNISYAGLKDRQALTRQWFSLHLPGKADPDLSAAENPSLSILKVVRHSRKLQRGAHAANGFTLRLTELSGDRDALDERLRQIQAGGIPNYFGLQRFGFDGGNVVDARGFAQRHELPEQRNLRSRLLSAARSYLFNRVLAARVADGSWNQARLGDLLAFTDSRSFFMAGEAECTDPRLAILDLHPTGPLWGLGESPAANLSQTLEQSVADSEPALRDWLVEAGMAHERRILRLPIAGLTWHYPEPDVLQLEFVLPAGCFATALVREIVDLPSVGQTENSCVF, encoded by the coding sequence ATGAACGAACTCGAATTGCTCGGCCCGCGGGCTTACGGGGATGCCCCCGGCCGCGCTGTGCTGAAGGCCACGGCGGAAGATTTTCAGGTCGACGAAGTGCTCGACATTCCGCTCTCCGGCACCGGCGAGCACCTCTGGCTGTGGGTTGAAAAGCGCGGCTTGAATACCGAGGAGGCGGCGCGACGCTTGGCGCGTGCCGCCGGGGTATCGCAGCGCAACATCAGTTATGCCGGATTGAAAGATCGCCAGGCCCTGACCCGCCAGTGGTTCAGTCTGCATCTGCCCGGCAAGGCCGATCCCGATCTATCGGCAGCTGAAAATCCCAGCTTGAGCATCCTTAAAGTCGTCCGCCATTCGCGCAAGCTGCAACGCGGAGCACACGCCGCCAACGGCTTCACCTTGCGATTGACCGAGCTCAGCGGTGATCGCGACGCGTTGGATGAGCGTCTGCGGCAGATTCAGGCGGGCGGGATACCGAATTATTTTGGCTTGCAGCGCTTCGGTTTTGACGGCGGCAATGTCGTCGATGCGCGTGGTTTTGCCCAGCGCCACGAACTCCCCGAGCAGCGCAATCTGCGCTCACGCCTGCTCTCGGCTGCGCGTAGCTATCTGTTCAATCGTGTGCTGGCCGCGCGGGTTGCCGATGGCAGTTGGAATCAAGCGCGGCTGGGTGATCTTCTGGCCTTTACCGACAGCCGCAGCTTCTTCATGGCGGGCGAAGCCGAATGCACTGATCCGCGTCTGGCGATTCTCGATCTGCATCCGACCGGGCCGTTGTGGGGCTTGGGCGAGTCGCCGGCAGCCAATCTCAGCCAAACGCTGGAGCAATCGGTAGCTGATAGCGAGCCTGCGCTGCGCGACTGGCTGGTCGAAGCGGGCATGGCGCACGAACGGCGTATCCTGCGCCTCCCCATTGCTGGTTTGACGTGGCATTATCCCGAGCCTGATGTGTTGCAACTCGAATTCGTCCTGCCGGCCGGATGTTTCGCCACTGCTTTGGTGCGCGAAATAGTCGATCTGCCGTCGGTGGGGCAGACGGAAAATTCATGCGTATTTTGA
- a CDS encoding CTP synthase, with amino-acid sequence MTRYIFVTGGVVSSLGKGIASASLAAILEARGLKVTMLKLDPYINVDPGTMSPFQHGEVFVTHDGAETDLDLGHYERFIRTTMTKGNNFTTGRVYEDVLRKERRGDYLGATIQVIPHITDEIKRRIIKGAGDADVAMVEIGGTVGDIESQPFLEAIRQLRVEVGAKRAMLMHLTLVPYIATAGETKTKPTQHSVKELRSIGLQPDVLICRSDHEVDLSSRRKIALFTNVEERAVIGLEDVDTIYKIPSVLHAQGLDDFVVERFGLECGPADLSEWERVVDAKLNPEKEVTIAMVGKYMELLDAYKSLIEAMSHAGIQNRTKVNLRYIDSEDIENQGTSRLEGVDAILVPGGFGLRGVEGKIATVKFARENKIPYLGICLGMQVAVIEFARNVLGWSDANSTEFDQNSQHPVVGLITEWQDATGATEVRTEASDLGGTMRLGAQECQLEAGTRVHDCYRKDVIVERHRHRYEVNNNLLPQLQAAGLKVSGRSGDGALVEVIEAADHPWFVACQFHPEFTSTPRDGHPLFSGFVNAALAQKAKKA; translated from the coding sequence ATGACGCGCTACATATTCGTCACGGGTGGTGTTGTTTCTTCATTGGGGAAAGGCATCGCCTCGGCTTCATTGGCGGCTATCCTGGAGGCGCGGGGCCTGAAGGTCACGATGCTCAAGCTCGATCCCTATATCAACGTCGATCCGGGCACCATGAGCCCGTTCCAGCACGGTGAAGTGTTCGTCACCCATGACGGCGCCGAGACCGACCTGGATCTGGGGCACTACGAGCGGTTCATCCGCACGACGATGACCAAGGGCAACAACTTCACCACCGGCCGCGTCTACGAAGACGTGCTGCGCAAAGAACGCCGTGGCGACTACCTGGGCGCGACCATCCAGGTCATCCCGCATATCACCGACGAGATCAAACGCCGCATCATCAAAGGTGCAGGCGATGCCGACGTGGCGATGGTGGAAATCGGTGGCACCGTGGGTGACATCGAATCGCAACCGTTCCTCGAAGCGATCCGTCAGTTGCGCGTGGAAGTCGGCGCCAAACGCGCCATGTTGATGCACTTGACCCTGGTGCCGTATATCGCCACCGCGGGCGAGACCAAGACCAAGCCGACCCAGCATTCGGTCAAGGAGTTGCGCTCCATCGGCTTGCAGCCGGACGTGCTGATCTGCCGCTCCGACCATGAAGTCGACCTGTCCTCGCGGCGTAAGATCGCGCTCTTCACCAATGTCGAAGAGCGCGCGGTCATTGGCCTGGAAGACGTCGATACCATCTACAAGATCCCGTCCGTGCTGCATGCCCAAGGCCTGGATGACTTCGTCGTCGAACGCTTCGGTCTGGAATGCGGGCCGGCTGATTTGTCCGAGTGGGAGCGCGTGGTCGATGCCAAGCTGAACCCGGAGAAAGAAGTCACCATCGCCATGGTCGGCAAATACATGGAGCTGCTGGATGCCTACAAGTCGCTGATCGAAGCGATGAGTCACGCCGGTATTCAGAACCGCACCAAGGTCAACCTGCGCTATATCGACTCGGAAGACATCGAGAACCAAGGCACCTCGCGGCTGGAAGGCGTCGATGCCATTCTGGTGCCGGGCGGCTTTGGTCTGCGTGGTGTGGAAGGCAAGATCGCCACGGTTAAGTTCGCGCGCGAGAACAAGATTCCCTACCTGGGCATCTGCCTCGGCATGCAGGTCGCGGTCATTGAGTTCGCCCGCAACGTGCTGGGCTGGAGCGACGCCAACTCCACCGAGTTCGACCAGAACAGCCAGCATCCGGTGGTCGGCCTGATCACCGAATGGCAGGACGCGACCGGCGCCACCGAAGTGCGCACTGAGGCCTCCGATCTAGGCGGCACCATGCGTTTGGGCGCCCAGGAGTGCCAGCTTGAAGCCGGCACCCGTGTGCACGATTGCTACCGCAAGGATGTCATCGTCGAGCGTCATCGCCATCGCTACGAAGTGAACAACAACCTGCTTCCACAACTGCAGGCCGCCGGCCTGAAAGTCTCCGGTCGTTCCGGTGATGGCGCGCTGGTCGAGGTTATCGAAGCGGCCGATCATCCGTGGTTTGTCGCTTGCCAGTTCCACCCGGAGTTCACCTCCACCCCGCGTGATGGCCATCCGCTGTTCAGTGGCTTCGTCAACGCCGCTTTGGCGCAGAAAGCGAAGAAGGCCTAA
- the ispF gene encoding 2-C-methyl-D-erythritol 2,4-cyclodiphosphate synthase — translation MRIGHGYDVHRFGEGDFITLGGVRIPHKFGLIAHSDGDVLLHALSDALLGAAALGDIGKHFPDTDPTFKGADSRALLRHVVGLIQAKGWRVGNVDATIVAQAPKMAPYIDTMRTLIAADLQVELDAVNVKATTTEKLGFTGREEGIAVHAVALLRTL, via the coding sequence ATGCGTATCGGTCATGGCTATGACGTACACCGCTTCGGCGAGGGCGATTTTATTACCCTGGGTGGCGTGCGAATTCCCCACAAATTCGGGCTGATTGCCCACTCCGACGGTGACGTGCTGCTGCATGCGTTGAGCGATGCGTTGCTCGGAGCGGCGGCGCTGGGGGATATTGGCAAACATTTTCCGGATACCGATCCGACCTTCAAGGGCGCCGACAGCCGCGCCCTGCTGCGTCATGTGGTGGGGTTGATCCAGGCGAAAGGCTGGCGGGTCGGCAACGTCGACGCGACTATCGTTGCCCAAGCACCGAAGATGGCCCCGTACATCGATACCATGCGCACATTGATTGCCGCCGACCTGCAGGTTGAGCTGGATGCGGTCAACGTCAAGGCCACCACCACTGAAAAGCTTGGCTTCACCGGCCGTGAAGAGGGGATTGCCGTGCATGCCGTCGCCTTGTTGAGAACCCTATGA
- the fghA gene encoding S-formylglutathione hydrolase — protein sequence MGMSLENLSCQKSFGGWHKRYRHRSSSLNCDMVFAVYLPPQAEQGGKLPVLYWLSGLTCTDENFMQKAGAQRLAAELGLIIVAPDTSPRGPDVPGDPDGAWDFGLGAGFYLNATQEPWARHYRMYDYVVDELPALIEANFPVSQRRGISGHSMGGHGALVCALRNPGRYASVSALAPISNPMNCPWGEKAFSRYLGEDRSRWREWDASVLLAEAREKLPLLVDQGDRDDFLVNQLKPEALQAAAQAAGHPLTLRLQPGYDHSYYFIGSFIDDHLRHHAAALQG from the coding sequence ATCGGTATGAGCCTGGAGAACCTTTCCTGCCAGAAGAGCTTCGGCGGCTGGCACAAACGCTATCGGCACCGTTCGAGCAGCCTCAATTGCGACATGGTATTTGCCGTCTATCTGCCTCCGCAGGCCGAGCAGGGCGGTAAATTGCCTGTCCTGTACTGGCTGTCGGGGCTTACCTGCACCGACGAGAACTTCATGCAGAAGGCCGGCGCGCAACGCCTGGCCGCTGAGCTGGGGTTGATCATCGTGGCGCCGGATACCAGTCCGCGCGGCCCGGATGTGCCGGGTGATCCGGACGGTGCCTGGGATTTCGGCCTGGGCGCGGGTTTTTATCTGAACGCCACGCAGGAGCCATGGGCGCGCCACTACCGGATGTATGACTATGTGGTTGACGAACTACCGGCGTTGATCGAAGCGAATTTTCCGGTCTCGCAACGTCGCGGCATCAGCGGCCACTCGATGGGTGGTCACGGGGCGCTGGTGTGCGCGTTGCGCAATCCCGGGCGCTATGCCTCGGTGTCGGCGTTGGCGCCGATCAGCAATCCGATGAACTGCCCCTGGGGGGAGAAGGCATTTAGTCGCTATCTCGGTGAGGATCGCTCGCGGTGGCGGGAGTGGGATGCCAGCGTGTTGCTGGCCGAGGCCCGGGAGAAACTGCCGCTGCTGGTCGATCAGGGGGATCGTGACGACTTCCTCGTCAATCAACTCAAGCCCGAAGCCTTGCAAGCGGCCGCCCAGGCGGCGGGGCATCCGCTGACCTTGCGTCTGCAGCCAGGCTATGACCACAGCTATTACTTCATTGGCAGTTTCATCGATGACCATTTGCGCCATCATGCGGCGGCGCTGCAAGGCTAA
- the ispD gene encoding 2-C-methyl-D-erythritol 4-phosphate cytidylyltransferase, with protein MNTASLPAFWVVIPAAGIGTRMRADRPKQYLELAGRTILEHTLNCFLDHPRLKRLVISLAVDDPYWPTLSCAADPRIERADGGAERADSVLNALLRLGELGAQSHDWVLVHDAARPNLSPFDLDLLLAELANDPVGGLLAVPAKDTLKRAGADGRVRETVDRSVIWQAYTPQMFRFGALHRALADALVADVAITDEASALEWAGQAPRLIEGRADNLKITRPEDLDWLRLRWSGKR; from the coding sequence ATGAATACCGCCTCATTGCCGGCGTTCTGGGTCGTCATTCCGGCGGCCGGGATTGGCACTCGCATGCGCGCCGATCGGCCCAAGCAGTATCTCGAACTGGCCGGCCGGACCATTCTGGAACACACCCTCAATTGCTTTCTCGATCACCCACGGCTGAAGCGCCTGGTGATCAGCTTGGCTGTCGATGATCCCTATTGGCCGACCCTGTCGTGTGCCGCCGACCCGCGTATTGAGCGCGCGGATGGTGGCGCTGAGCGGGCTGACTCAGTGCTCAATGCCTTGCTGCGCCTTGGCGAACTGGGTGCGCAAAGCCACGACTGGGTGCTGGTGCATGATGCCGCGCGCCCCAATCTGTCGCCGTTCGATCTGGACTTGCTGCTCGCTGAGTTGGCTAACGATCCAGTCGGTGGGCTGCTCGCGGTGCCGGCAAAAGACACGCTCAAGCGCGCCGGCGCCGATGGCCGGGTGCGGGAGACGGTCGATCGCAGTGTGATCTGGCAGGCCTATACCCCGCAGATGTTCCGCTTCGGAGCTTTGCATCGGGCACTGGCCGACGCCCTTGTGGCTGACGTCGCGATCACCGATGAGGCCTCTGCCCTGGAGTGGGCCGGCCAGGCGCCGCGACTCATTGAGGGTCGTGCCGATAACCTGAAAATCACCCGTCCGGAAGATCTCGACTGGCTGCGTCTGCGCTGGTCTGGCAAGCGTTAA
- the eno gene encoding phosphopyruvate hydratase, which translates to MAKIVDIKGREVLDSRGNPTVEADVILDNGIVGSACAPSGASTGSREALELRDGDKSRYLGKGVLKAVGNINGPIRDLLLGKDAREQKALDQAMIDLDGTENKGKLGANAILAVSLAAAKAAAQAKGVPLYAHIADLNGTPGVYSMPVPMMNIINGGEHADNNVDIQEFMVQPVGAKTFSDALRMGTEIFHHLKAVLKARGLSTSVGDEGGFAPNLASNEDALAAIAEAVANAGYKLGDDVTLALDCASSEFFEDGKYDLAGEGKVFDASGFADYLAGLSQRYPIISIEDGMDESDWAGWKVLTDKIGEKVQLVGDDLFVTNTKILKRGIDESIGNSILIKFNQIGSLTETLEAIQMAKAAGYTAVISHRSGETEDSTIADLAVGTAAGQIKTGSLCRSDRVSKYNQLLRIEEQLGEKAPYRGRAEFRG; encoded by the coding sequence ATGGCAAAGATCGTCGACATCAAGGGTCGTGAGGTTCTCGACTCCCGTGGCAACCCCACTGTGGAAGCCGATGTAATCCTCGACAACGGCATCGTTGGCAGCGCCTGTGCGCCGTCCGGTGCTTCCACCGGTTCCCGCGAAGCGCTGGAACTGCGTGATGGCGACAAGAGCCGTTACCTGGGCAAGGGCGTGCTGAAAGCCGTAGGCAATATCAATGGCCCGATCCGCGACCTGCTGCTGGGCAAAGATGCCCGCGAGCAGAAAGCCCTCGACCAGGCGATGATCGATCTGGACGGTACCGAGAACAAAGGCAAGCTGGGCGCCAACGCCATCCTCGCCGTGTCCCTGGCCGCCGCCAAGGCTGCCGCTCAGGCCAAAGGTGTACCGCTGTACGCGCACATCGCCGACCTCAATGGCACCCCGGGCGTTTACTCCATGCCGGTGCCGATGATGAACATCATCAACGGCGGCGAGCACGCTGATAACAACGTCGACATCCAGGAGTTCATGGTTCAGCCGGTGGGCGCCAAGACCTTCTCCGATGCCTTGCGCATGGGCACCGAGATTTTCCATCACTTGAAAGCCGTCCTCAAAGCCCGCGGCTTGAGCACCTCGGTGGGTGACGAAGGTGGTTTCGCGCCGAACCTGGCTTCCAACGAAGACGCGCTGGCCGCCATTGCCGAAGCCGTGGCCAATGCCGGCTACAAACTGGGCGACGACGTCACCCTAGCTCTGGATTGTGCTTCCTCGGAGTTCTTCGAAGACGGCAAGTACGACCTGGCCGGTGAGGGCAAAGTGTTCGACGCCAGCGGTTTTGCCGATTACCTGGCGGGCCTGTCTCAGCGTTACCCGATCATCTCCATCGAAGACGGCATGGACGAGTCCGACTGGGCCGGCTGGAAAGTCCTCACCGATAAAATCGGTGAAAAAGTTCAGCTGGTTGGCGACGACCTGTTCGTGACCAACACCAAGATCCTTAAGCGCGGCATCGACGAGTCCATCGGTAACTCGATCCTGATCAAGTTCAACCAGATCGGTTCGCTGACCGAAACCCTGGAAGCCATCCAGATGGCCAAGGCCGCCGGCTACACCGCGGTGATTTCGCACCGCTCCGGTGAAACCGAGGACAGCACCATCGCTGACCTGGCAGTCGGTACCGCCGCTGGCCAGATCAAGACTGGCTCGCTGTGCCGCTCCGACCGCGTATCCAAGTACAACCAATTGCTGCGCATCGAAGAGCAGCTGGGCGAAAAAGCGCCTTATCGTGGTCGTGCCGAGTTCCGCGGCTAA
- the ftsB gene encoding cell division protein FtsB — MRSSYWLFVMLILILAGLQYRLWVGDGSLAQVTSLQRQIAEQQGENERLLERNRILEAEVMELKKGMETVEERARHELGMVKDGETLYQITE, encoded by the coding sequence ATGCGTAGTTCCTACTGGTTGTTCGTCATGCTGATCCTGATTCTCGCGGGATTGCAGTACCGTCTCTGGGTGGGCGATGGCAGCCTTGCTCAAGTCACTAGCCTGCAGCGGCAGATTGCCGAGCAGCAGGGCGAGAACGAACGTCTGCTGGAGCGTAATCGCATCCTCGAAGCGGAAGTGATGGAGCTGAAGAAGGGTATGGAGACCGTTGAAGAGCGTGCCCGTCACGAGCTGGGCATGGTCAAGGACGGCGAAACCCTTTACCAGATTACCGAATGA
- a CDS encoding LysR substrate-binding domain-containing protein produces MSRWEGLDEFVAVAESGQFTAAAERLGLSSSHISRQVARLEERLQTRLFYRSTRKVALTEAGQTFLQHCQRLLDAREEALRAVSDLGSEPKGLLRMTCAVAYGERFIVPLVNQFMASHPQLRVEIELSNRTLDLVHEGLDLAIRLGRLQDSRLVAAHLAPRVMYLCAAPEYLERYGRPHSLSEVAQHNCLIGSSDQWDFRQESRELSLRVQGNWRCNSGQAVLDAALRGFGLCQLPDYYVLEHLRSGALVSLLEQHQPPNTAVWALYPQQRHLSPKVRQLVDALKSGLAQQVEYRLE; encoded by the coding sequence ATGAGCCGTTGGGAAGGATTGGACGAGTTCGTCGCCGTGGCTGAATCCGGCCAGTTCACTGCCGCCGCTGAGCGCCTCGGGTTATCGTCCTCGCATATCAGCCGCCAGGTCGCGCGCCTCGAAGAGCGCCTGCAGACGCGGCTGTTCTATCGCAGTACCCGCAAGGTCGCGCTGACCGAGGCCGGGCAAACGTTTCTGCAACATTGCCAGCGCTTGCTCGACGCACGTGAGGAGGCGCTGCGGGCAGTCAGTGATCTGGGCAGCGAGCCCAAAGGGCTGCTGCGCATGACCTGCGCAGTGGCTTATGGCGAGCGCTTTATCGTGCCGCTGGTAAACCAGTTCATGGCCAGCCATCCGCAATTGCGGGTCGAGATCGAGCTGAGTAACCGGACCTTGGACCTGGTCCATGAGGGTCTGGATCTGGCCATCCGCCTGGGCCGCCTGCAGGACTCGCGACTGGTCGCCGCCCACCTCGCCCCGCGCGTTATGTATTTGTGTGCGGCACCGGAGTATCTGGAGCGCTATGGCCGCCCGCACAGCCTCTCGGAAGTGGCCCAGCACAACTGCCTGATCGGTAGTTCCGATCAATGGGATTTCCGTCAGGAAAGCCGCGAACTGTCGCTTAGGGTGCAGGGCAATTGGCGCTGTAACAGCGGCCAGGCGGTATTGGACGCCGCCTTGCGCGGCTTCGGCCTGTGTCAGCTGCCAGATTATTACGTGCTCGAGCATCTGCGCAGCGGCGCGCTGGTGTCGCTACTGGAACAACATCAACCGCCCAACACCGCCGTCTGGGCGCTATATCCGCAGCAACGGCATTTATCGCCGAAGGTCAGGCAATTGGTGGATGCCTTGAAGAGTGGCCTGGCGCAGCAGGTGGAATATCGGCTGGAATGA
- the kdsA gene encoding 3-deoxy-8-phosphooctulonate synthase — translation MTQKIIRVGGIEIANDKPFVLFGGINVLESRDLAMKACEEYVRVTDKLGIPYVFKASFDKANRSSITSFRGPGLEEGMRIFEEVKKTFGVPVITDVHEPYQAAPVAEVCDIIQLPAFLSRQTDLVVAMAKTGAVINIKKAQFLAPQEMKHILSKCVEAGNDQLILCERGSSFGYNNLVVDMLGFGIMKQFNYPVFFDVTHALQMPGGRADSAGGRRAQVTDLAKAGMSQGLAGLFLEAHPDPDNAKCDGPCALRLDKLEAFLSQLKQLDDLVKSFPPIETA, via the coding sequence ATGACTCAGAAGATCATCCGCGTTGGCGGTATCGAGATCGCCAACGACAAGCCGTTCGTGCTGTTCGGCGGCATCAACGTTCTTGAGTCGCGCGACCTGGCGATGAAAGCCTGCGAAGAGTACGTTCGGGTCACCGACAAGCTGGGCATCCCGTACGTCTTCAAGGCCAGCTTCGACAAGGCCAACCGCTCCTCGATCACCTCCTTCCGCGGCCCGGGCCTGGAAGAGGGCATGAGGATCTTCGAGGAAGTGAAGAAGACCTTCGGCGTGCCGGTGATTACCGATGTCCACGAGCCGTATCAGGCCGCTCCAGTAGCTGAGGTGTGCGACATCATCCAGCTGCCAGCTTTCCTTTCGCGGCAAACCGATCTGGTCGTGGCGATGGCCAAGACCGGTGCGGTGATCAATATCAAAAAAGCCCAGTTTCTCGCGCCGCAGGAGATGAAACACATCCTCAGCAAGTGCGTGGAGGCCGGCAACGACCAGCTGATTCTTTGCGAGCGGGGCTCCAGCTTCGGCTACAACAACCTGGTAGTCGATATGCTCGGCTTCGGCATCATGAAGCAGTTCAACTACCCGGTATTCTTCGACGTTACCCACGCCCTGCAAATGCCGGGCGGGCGCGCCGATTCTGCAGGGGGCCGCCGTGCCCAGGTCACCGATCTGGCCAAGGCCGGCATGAGTCAGGGGCTGGCGGGTCTATTCCTCGAAGCCCATCCCGATCCGGACAACGCCAAGTGCGATGGTCCGTGCGCCTTGCGTCTGGACAAGCTGGAGGCTTTCCTCAGCCAGCTCAAACAGCTGGATGATCTGGTCAAGAGTTTTCCGCCGATTGAGACTGCCTGA
- the surE gene encoding 5'/3'-nucleotidase SurE, protein MRILISNDDGVNAPGLAALHAALEGYAECSVIAPDQDKSGASSSLTLDRPLHPQRLSNGFISLNGTPTDCVHLGLNGLLEQTQDMVVSGINLGANLGDDVLYSGTVAAAVEGRFLARTALAISLLSRLPDNLPTAAHFARLLVTAHEQLDLPPRTVLNVNVPNLPLEHIRGIRLTRLGHRARAAAPVKVVNPRGKEGYWISIAGDAEDGGPGTDFHAVMQGYVSVTPLQLDRTYNEAFSSMDTWLEGLL, encoded by the coding sequence ATGCGTATTTTGATCTCCAACGATGACGGGGTGAACGCTCCCGGTCTCGCCGCTTTGCATGCTGCGCTCGAAGGCTATGCCGAGTGTTCGGTGATTGCTCCGGACCAGGACAAGAGCGGCGCCAGCAGCTCTCTGACCCTGGATCGGCCGCTGCACCCGCAACGCCTGAGCAATGGTTTTATCAGCCTCAACGGCACGCCCACTGACTGCGTGCATCTCGGCCTCAACGGCTTGCTGGAGCAGACGCAGGATATGGTCGTCTCGGGCATCAATCTGGGTGCCAACCTGGGTGATGACGTGCTCTATTCCGGCACGGTGGCGGCAGCGGTGGAAGGGCGTTTCCTGGCGCGGACTGCGCTCGCCATTTCGCTGCTCTCACGTCTGCCCGACAATCTGCCCACGGCGGCGCATTTCGCGCGTTTGCTAGTGACGGCCCATGAACAGCTCGATTTGCCACCGCGTACCGTTTTGAATGTCAATGTGCCCAATCTGCCGCTGGAGCATATCCGCGGCATCCGCTTGACCCGCCTCGGCCATCGCGCTCGTGCGGCGGCGCCGGTCAAGGTGGTCAATCCGCGCGGCAAGGAAGGCTATTGGATAAGCATCGCTGGGGATGCCGAGGACGGAGGTCCGGGCACTGATTTTCATGCGGTGATGCAAGGCTACGTATCGGTTACGCCGCTGCAGCTTGATCGCACCTATAACGAAGCATTCAGCAGTATGGATACCTGGTTGGAGGGCCTGCTCTGA